One Thiocapsa sp. genomic window carries:
- the phoU gene encoding phosphate signaling complex protein PhoU: protein MSNFNLLLDKKRDALKADLLALGEQVREALQRSLDALRRHDLDLARAIVSGDDEINHERRVLEQQALVVLAAYRPAGSDLRLIGASLEMISEMERIADYAADIARILMRCEARSLPAGPVARCVDLGDAATAMFVAAMRAYARDADEAMARAAAGRDNEVDSAERVLIEEILAWIRTNPEGARVGVSLLSIAHNYERVADRATNLAERVVYIATGHTPDLD, encoded by the coding sequence ATGTCGAATTTCAACCTGTTGTTGGACAAGAAACGCGATGCCTTGAAGGCCGACCTCCTTGCCCTCGGCGAACAGGTCCGAGAGGCCCTGCAGCGCTCGCTCGACGCCCTGCGTCGACATGACCTGGATCTGGCACGCGCGATCGTTTCCGGGGACGACGAGATCAATCACGAGCGCCGTGTACTGGAGCAGCAGGCGCTCGTCGTGTTGGCGGCCTACCGGCCGGCCGGCTCGGATCTTCGCTTGATCGGCGCGTCCTTGGAGATGATCTCGGAGATGGAGCGGATCGCCGATTATGCCGCCGACATCGCGCGCATCTTGATGCGCTGCGAGGCTCGCTCGCTTCCCGCGGGCCCGGTGGCGCGGTGCGTGGACCTCGGCGACGCGGCGACCGCGATGTTCGTCGCGGCGATGCGCGCCTATGCCCGGGACGCCGACGAGGCGATGGCGCGCGCCGCTGCCGGGCGCGACAACGAGGTCGACAGTGCGGAGCGGGTCCTGATCGAAGAGATCCTCGCCTGGATTCGAACCAACCCGGAGGGCGCGCGAGTCGGCGTGTCGCTCCTGTCGATTGCCCACAACTACGAGCGGGTCGCGGATCGGGCAACCAATCTCGCCGAGCGTGTCGTCTACATCGCGACCGGCCACACACCGGATCTCGATTGA
- a CDS encoding NfeD family protein codes for MIDWTFTPASLWTLVGVLLILSELALPGVIAVFFGVAALLVGLLLFLDVPIAPPAQILLFGVLGAGLLLLARHRLKPWFRGQVETGGSGSEVLPDGTRARAQTDFARGAGVVTLNGVRWNAESVDPIRAGDPVWLTGRRGLVLQVSATPPSTSES; via the coding sequence ATGATCGACTGGACCTTTACCCCCGCCTCCCTTTGGACCCTGGTCGGTGTCCTGCTGATCCTGTCCGAGCTCGCGCTGCCCGGCGTGATTGCCGTGTTCTTCGGTGTCGCCGCGCTGCTGGTCGGACTGCTGCTGTTTCTTGATGTCCCGATCGCTCCGCCCGCCCAGATCCTACTGTTCGGTGTGTTGGGTGCCGGGCTTTTGTTGCTCGCGCGTCATCGCCTCAAGCCCTGGTTCCGGGGGCAGGTGGAGACCGGCGGGAGCGGCAGCGAGGTGCTGCCCGACGGCACGCGCGCACGGGCGCAGACCGATTTCGCGCGGGGCGCGGGTGTCGTGACCCTCAACGGTGTTCGCTGGAATGCCGAGTCGGTGGATCCTATCCGTGCGGGCGACCCGGTCTGGCTCACCGGCCGGCGAGGACTTGTCCTGCAGGTCAGCGCAACGCCTCCGAGCACGAGCGAATCTTAA
- a CDS encoding stomatin-like protein — MDDLYFSISTLISLVAVAVIVIALAKTAQIVPQRSAYIIERLGRYSRTLDAGFHILIPFVDRVAYRHTLKEEALDVPKQQCITKDNIAVSVDGVLYLQVIDPQSASYGITDYRFASMSLAQTTLRSIIGQIELDRTFEERSRLNVEVVSALDEAAQPWGVKVMRYEIADIVMPGTITDALEQQMRAERERRAVVARSEGERQEKINISEGQKIQVINLSEGEKEKQINEAEGKAREIQMLAEATAIGIERIAAAIEKPGGKDAVSLRIAEQYVREFGRIAQSGTTLILPAELSNIGAAVAGLAKTLQTVDTAEARRL, encoded by the coding sequence ATGGACGACCTGTACTTCAGCATCAGCACCCTGATCTCGCTCGTCGCGGTGGCGGTGATCGTGATCGCGTTGGCCAAGACGGCGCAGATCGTCCCCCAGCGCTCGGCCTACATCATCGAGCGATTGGGGCGCTATTCGCGCACCCTGGATGCCGGATTCCACATCCTGATCCCCTTCGTGGACCGGGTTGCCTACCGCCATACCCTGAAGGAGGAGGCGCTCGATGTCCCCAAGCAGCAGTGCATCACCAAGGACAACATCGCCGTGAGCGTGGACGGGGTCCTCTACCTTCAGGTGATCGACCCCCAGTCGGCGAGCTACGGCATCACGGACTATCGATTCGCATCCATGAGCCTGGCGCAGACGACGCTGCGCTCCATCATCGGTCAGATCGAGCTGGACCGGACCTTCGAGGAGCGCAGCCGGTTGAACGTAGAGGTCGTCAGCGCACTGGACGAGGCCGCGCAGCCCTGGGGCGTGAAGGTCATGCGCTACGAGATCGCGGACATCGTGATGCCCGGCACCATCACCGACGCACTCGAGCAGCAGATGCGTGCCGAGCGCGAACGCCGGGCGGTGGTGGCCCGCTCGGAGGGCGAGCGTCAAGAGAAGATCAATATCTCAGAGGGTCAGAAGATCCAGGTCATCAATCTCTCCGAAGGCGAGAAGGAGAAGCAGATCAACGAGGCCGAGGGCAAGGCGCGCGAGATTCAGATGCTCGCCGAGGCGACCGCGATCGGGATCGAACGGATCGCCGCAGCCATCGAGAAGCCGGGCGGGAAGGATGCCGTGAGTCTGCGCATCGCCGAGCAGTATGTGCGCGAGTTCGGACGCATCGCCCAGTCCGGGACCACCCTGATCTTGCCTGCGGAGCTGAGTAATATCGGTGCGGCAGTGGCGGGATTGGCCAAGACACTCCAAACGGTGGATACGGCCGAGGCGCGTCGGCTCTGA